The Bacillus vallismortis genome window below encodes:
- the loaP gene encoding antiterminator LoaP, translating to MNWYAIFVESGKEEIVQKYLSMYFDADILYSMVPRRVVPERRKGKIYHVMKTLFPGYVLIKTRMNGNMLHKMRSIPDFYRFVNNGSCYTKEAGEYYCQIREEEMSVLFKLIEKGDIISYSKIKIEESKVYVVSGPLHGLEGTIKKIDKRKKRAKVQLNLLGKEQTVELGIELSVNDSVRS from the coding sequence ATGAACTGGTATGCAATCTTTGTTGAAAGCGGAAAAGAAGAAATTGTCCAAAAGTATTTGAGCATGTATTTTGATGCGGATATACTTTATTCAATGGTCCCGAGAAGGGTTGTGCCCGAACGAAGAAAAGGTAAAATTTACCATGTCATGAAAACATTATTTCCGGGCTACGTACTTATCAAAACAAGGATGAATGGCAACATGTTACATAAAATGCGTTCAATTCCTGACTTCTATCGATTCGTAAATAATGGCAGCTGTTACACTAAAGAAGCCGGGGAATATTATTGTCAGATAAGAGAAGAGGAAATGAGCGTTTTATTTAAATTGATAGAAAAAGGCGACATTATCAGCTATTCGAAGATTAAAATAGAGGAATCCAAAGTTTATGTGGTCTCAGGACCTCTTCACGGGCTGGAAGGCACCATTAAAAAAATTGATAAACGCAAAAAAAGAGCAAAAGTCCAGCTAAATTTGCTCGGTAAAGAACAAACGGTAGAACTCGGGATTGAACTGAGCGTTAATGATTCCGTCCGCTCCTAA
- a CDS encoding hemolysin family protein has translation MDDIDSLILIGVLIALTAFFVASEFAIVRVRRSRIDQLITEGNKRAILAKRVITDLDEYLSASQLGITLTSIGLGVLGEPAFERLLHPLFEPLGLPESVSHAISFAVAYGLITFLHVVVGELAPKTVAIQKAEQLTLLIAGPLRLFYLLLFPFIWILNGSARILCGLFGLKPASEHDGSHSEEELRMLLSESLKNGEINPSEYKYVNKIFEFDNRIGKEIMIPRKEMAAVSTEMTMAEMLEVMLKDKYTRWPVTDGDKDSVIGLVNTKHLFSDLLFMTEEERMKMTIHPYVRPVIEVIETIPVHDLLIKMQRERIHMAILSDEYGGTSGLVTTEDILEEIVGEIRDEFDEDEQPLIQHLGDRHYVMDGKVRIDQVNSLLGAAIQEDVDTIGGLILKENIDIEAGESIRIGSYTIKVLKMDGRLIKQIEIKEAASTTGVTAHHTLPMPEPVMLNNATLSEK, from the coding sequence ATGGACGATATTGACAGTCTGATTTTAATTGGTGTGCTCATTGCTTTAACCGCGTTTTTCGTTGCAAGCGAGTTTGCGATTGTTAGAGTAAGGAGATCCAGAATTGATCAGCTTATAACAGAAGGAAACAAACGGGCGATACTCGCAAAGCGTGTCATAACAGATTTGGATGAATATTTATCCGCATCCCAGCTGGGCATTACATTGACATCGATCGGACTTGGCGTGCTGGGGGAGCCGGCATTTGAACGGCTTCTGCATCCATTGTTTGAACCGCTCGGCCTGCCGGAATCGGTTTCTCATGCGATCTCTTTTGCGGTCGCGTACGGCCTGATCACGTTTCTGCACGTTGTAGTAGGTGAACTGGCCCCGAAAACGGTCGCGATCCAAAAGGCAGAACAGCTGACCTTGCTGATAGCGGGTCCATTGCGTTTATTTTATTTGCTCCTGTTTCCGTTTATTTGGATCCTCAATGGATCTGCGCGGATTTTATGCGGCTTGTTCGGTTTAAAGCCTGCGTCAGAACATGATGGTTCCCATTCTGAGGAAGAACTCAGAATGCTGTTGTCTGAGAGTTTAAAAAACGGAGAGATTAATCCGTCTGAATATAAATATGTAAATAAGATTTTTGAATTTGATAATCGGATCGGCAAAGAAATTATGATACCGCGAAAGGAAATGGCGGCTGTGTCAACAGAGATGACGATGGCCGAGATGCTTGAAGTCATGCTGAAGGATAAATACACACGCTGGCCTGTGACAGACGGGGACAAAGACAGTGTCATCGGTTTGGTCAATACGAAGCATTTGTTTTCTGATTTGTTGTTTATGACAGAAGAGGAACGAATGAAGATGACGATCCATCCGTATGTGCGGCCGGTAATCGAAGTGATTGAAACCATCCCGGTTCATGACTTGCTGATTAAAATGCAGCGCGAACGCATTCATATGGCCATATTGTCTGATGAATACGGTGGAACATCGGGACTTGTGACGACAGAGGATATTCTTGAGGAAATTGTCGGCGAGATCAGAGATGAATTTGATGAGGATGAACAGCCGCTGATCCAACATCTTGGCGATCGCCATTATGTCATGGATGGAAAGGTTCGGATCGATCAGGTGAACAGCCTTCTTGGTGCAGCGATTCAAGAAGACGTCGATACGATCGGCGGGCTGATATTAAAAGAAAACATCGATATTGAGGCTGGTGAATCCATCCGCATCGGTTCATACACGATAAAGGTGCTGAAGATGGACGGCCGATTAATCAAGCAAATCGAGATAAAAGAAGCAGCAAGCACAACCGGGGTTACCGCGCACCACACGCTGCCGATGCCCGAGCCTGTGATGCTGAACAATGCGACCTTGAGCGAGAAATAA
- the crcB gene encoding fluoride efflux transporter CrcB: MTLAGIFIAGGLGAMLRFWLGNVITAKTKGPSLPIGILTVNILGALGLGLFTGLHVTNASASLIIGTGFFGAFTTFSTFSVESVQLLLAKRVMESILYITLTLCGSLLAFWCGWTIAT; the protein is encoded by the coding sequence ATGACACTGGCGGGTATCTTTATAGCGGGCGGCCTTGGCGCGATGCTGCGCTTTTGGCTTGGCAATGTCATCACCGCCAAAACCAAAGGTCCCAGCCTGCCCATTGGCATATTAACAGTCAATATACTTGGGGCTCTCGGGCTTGGATTGTTTACAGGGCTCCACGTCACAAATGCTTCGGCCTCCCTCATCATCGGCACGGGATTTTTCGGCGCCTTTACGACCTTTTCCACTTTCAGCGTTGAAAGTGTTCAGCTTCTGCTGGCCAAACGCGTTATGGAAAGCATTCTGTACATCACCCTAACGCTTTGCGGGTCGCTTTTGGCGTTTTGGTGCGGCTGGACAATTGCAACGTAA
- a CDS encoding CrcB family protein, with translation MKRYSAVFVGGALGACLRYGLNMWIQTDQFPAATLLENAAGSLLLGILTGFFMIKAKRPLLPVFLGTGFCGGFTTMSTFSKETVMLLQAQPSLAVLYMALSLISGIVLALVGVLAGRGIAGIQQRKELQER, from the coding sequence ATGAAAAGATATAGCGCGGTGTTTGTCGGAGGAGCGCTTGGCGCCTGCCTCCGATACGGATTAAACATGTGGATACAAACCGATCAGTTCCCCGCTGCAACCTTGCTGGAAAACGCGGCTGGAAGCCTTCTATTAGGTATTCTGACCGGTTTTTTTATGATCAAGGCAAAACGGCCTCTGCTGCCGGTTTTTTTAGGTACCGGCTTTTGCGGCGGCTTTACAACAATGTCCACGTTTTCTAAAGAAACGGTGATGCTTTTGCAAGCACAACCCTCATTAGCTGTTTTATATATGGCACTCTCATTGATATCAGGAATCGTTCTTGCGCTGGTTGGCGTACTGGCGGGCCGCGGCATAGCAGGCATTCAGCAAAGAAAGGAGCTGCAGGAAAGATGA
- a CDS encoding glycerophosphodiester phosphodiesterase family protein, which produces MYTIAHRGASGYAPENTFAAFDLAAEMNADMIELDVQLTKDRQIVVIHDDRVDRTTNGSGFVKDFTLEELQKLDAGSWYGPAFQGERIPTLEKVLKRYHKKIGLLIELKGHPSQIGIEEEVGQLLGQFSFSINNIVQSFQFRSVQRFHELYPSFPTAVIMRPNFGMLSRNQLKACQSLANYVNIKYTRLNRLMIASGHKNGLKVFAWTVNNQKTAAKLQAMGVDGIVTDYPDFIKKDGKHEKI; this is translated from the coding sequence TTGTACACCATTGCCCATCGCGGAGCATCAGGTTACGCTCCGGAAAATACGTTTGCCGCATTTGACCTTGCGGCGGAAATGAATGCAGATATGATCGAACTGGATGTCCAGCTTACAAAAGACAGGCAGATTGTTGTGATACACGATGACAGAGTTGACCGAACAACAAACGGATCGGGTTTTGTTAAAGATTTTACATTGGAGGAATTGCAGAAACTCGATGCAGGAAGCTGGTACGGCCCTGCTTTTCAGGGAGAGCGTATTCCTACCTTGGAAAAGGTGCTCAAGCGCTACCACAAAAAAATCGGCCTATTAATTGAATTAAAAGGCCATCCATCTCAAATCGGAATTGAAGAAGAAGTGGGACAGCTGTTAGGGCAATTTTCTTTTTCTATCAACAATATTGTCCAATCCTTTCAGTTCCGCTCCGTCCAGAGGTTTCATGAGCTTTATCCATCGTTTCCGACAGCGGTCATTATGAGGCCCAATTTTGGGATGCTGTCCAGAAATCAGCTGAAGGCCTGCCAATCTCTCGCAAACTATGTCAATATAAAATACACACGACTCAACCGGCTGATGATCGCTTCAGGCCATAAAAACGGCTTAAAAGTGTTTGCATGGACTGTCAATAATCAAAAGACAGCCGCAAAATTACAAGCCATGGGCGTGGACGGCATCGTAACAGACTACCCGGATTTCATCAAAAAGGATGGCAAACATGAAAAGATATAG
- a CDS encoding YhdX family protein — protein sequence MGKGRIRVEERIKAETDAEMQKATLLDQTQTKKSK from the coding sequence ATGGGAAAAGGGAGAATCAGAGTGGAAGAAAGAATTAAAGCCGAAACGGATGCTGAAATGCAAAAAGCAACTCTCCTTGATCAGACACAAACGAAAAAAAGTAAGTGA
- a CDS encoding mechanosensitive ion channel family protein yields MLDYLQQYFTLDKMIQIGISLAILLVFLILRKLFTRYFFQLLFNLTNRRKTEIFKQVVVAFEKPARWFFVALGLFLAIRYSPFLDEQMPVISNIYRSLIVALLCWGLCNLTAASSFIFHKVNQRFELEMDDILAPFLSKLLRFVIIALSVSVIAQEFNYDVNGFVAGLGLGGLAFALAAKDTISNFFGGIIIITEKPFTIGDWVETSTVTGSVEDITFRSTRFRTAQGALVTVPNSTLSMEAITNWTRMTKRQITFSIHVSYATPVENLDRSIRTLRTMLLEHEGVDNETIMVNFDTFADSYYNLFFNFYTKTAVWAENLDIREDINYKIIEILAAEGVEFAYPGQMVFVKQKHQNDPFQVNVSKEEKERA; encoded by the coding sequence ATGCTAGATTATCTGCAACAATACTTCACACTTGATAAAATGATACAAATCGGCATCAGCTTGGCGATTTTGCTGGTGTTTCTTATACTCAGAAAACTGTTTACAAGATATTTCTTTCAGTTGCTTTTTAATCTCACGAATCGGCGGAAAACAGAAATTTTCAAACAGGTGGTTGTGGCGTTTGAAAAGCCGGCCAGATGGTTTTTTGTGGCTTTAGGGCTGTTTTTAGCGATCCGGTATTCACCGTTTTTAGACGAACAAATGCCTGTCATCAGCAACATATACCGCTCGCTGATTGTGGCGCTTTTGTGCTGGGGGCTTTGTAACTTGACCGCAGCGTCGTCGTTTATCTTCCATAAGGTGAATCAGCGCTTTGAGCTGGAGATGGATGACATTCTGGCACCGTTTTTATCCAAATTGCTTCGTTTTGTCATCATTGCGCTCAGTGTCAGTGTGATCGCTCAGGAATTCAATTATGATGTCAATGGATTCGTGGCGGGCTTAGGTCTTGGCGGACTTGCTTTTGCGCTTGCAGCGAAGGATACCATCAGCAACTTCTTCGGCGGAATCATTATTATTACAGAAAAACCGTTTACCATCGGTGACTGGGTGGAGACGTCGACGGTAACGGGCTCAGTAGAGGATATTACCTTCCGAAGTACGAGGTTCAGAACCGCACAGGGGGCGCTTGTAACAGTGCCGAACTCTACGCTGTCGATGGAAGCGATCACGAACTGGACAAGAATGACCAAACGCCAGATCACGTTTTCCATCCATGTGTCCTACGCTACGCCGGTTGAGAACCTTGACCGCTCTATTCGTACTCTCAGAACAATGCTCTTAGAGCACGAGGGCGTTGATAATGAAACGATCATGGTCAACTTTGATACGTTTGCCGACAGCTATTACAATTTGTTTTTCAACTTCTATACAAAAACAGCGGTTTGGGCTGAAAACCTCGATATTAGAGAGGATATCAACTATAAAATCATTGAAATCCTTGCCGCAGAGGGTGTCGAGTTTGCATATCCCGGCCAAATGGTTTTTGTGAAGCAAAAGCACCAAAACGATCCGTTCCAAGTGAATGTAAGTAAAGAGGAAAAGGAACGGGCTTAA
- a CDS encoding NAD-dependent protein deacylase translates to MEAFRNILNEAQRIVVLTGAGMSTESGIPDFRSAGGIWTEDAARMEAMSVDYFLSHPRQFWPKFKELFQMKMSGSFEPNEGHLLLAELEKQGKQVDIFTQNIDGLHKKAGSRHVYELHGSIQTAACPACGAPYDLPHLLEREVPECTASGKDGAICKTVLKTDVVLFGDAVLHFETLYEKLDQADLLLVIGTSLEVAPARFVPEDASRIPGMKKVIINLEPTYCDSLFDMVIHQKIGEFARSLGIKK, encoded by the coding sequence TTGGAAGCATTCAGAAACATTTTAAATGAAGCGCAGCGAATTGTCGTGCTGACCGGAGCGGGAATGAGCACCGAATCAGGAATTCCCGACTTTCGTTCGGCAGGAGGCATCTGGACGGAGGATGCCGCAAGAATGGAAGCGATGAGCGTTGATTATTTTTTAAGCCACCCGCGTCAGTTTTGGCCTAAATTCAAAGAATTGTTCCAGATGAAAATGAGCGGCAGCTTTGAACCGAATGAAGGGCACTTGCTTTTAGCTGAGCTGGAGAAGCAAGGGAAGCAGGTCGATATCTTTACGCAAAACATTGACGGCCTTCATAAAAAAGCCGGGAGCAGACATGTGTACGAATTGCACGGGTCTATCCAGACAGCAGCCTGCCCGGCATGCGGAGCGCCATATGATCTCCCTCATTTGCTGGAGCGGGAGGTGCCGGAGTGTACGGCGTCCGGAAAAGATGGTGCCATTTGCAAAACGGTATTAAAAACCGATGTGGTTCTCTTTGGCGATGCCGTCTTGCACTTTGAGACCCTTTATGAAAAGCTGGATCAAGCAGATCTTTTATTGGTCATCGGCACATCTCTCGAAGTCGCTCCGGCAAGATTTGTGCCTGAGGACGCAAGCCGGATTCCCGGCATGAAGAAAGTCATCATTAACCTAGAACCGACGTATTGCGACAGCTTGTTTGACATGGTCATCCATCAAAAAATTGGAGAGTTTGCCCGAAGTTTGGGAATAAAAAAGTGA
- the dat gene encoding D-amino-acid transaminase, protein MKVLVNGQLIKRSEASIDLEDRGYQFGDGIYEVIRVYKGVLFGLREHAERFFRSAAEIGISLPFSIEDLEWDLEKLVQENAVSEGAVYIQTTRGAAPRKHQYEAGLEPQTTAYTFSVKKPQQEQAYGVAAITDEDLRWLRCDIKSLNLLYNVMAKQKAYEAGAFEAILIRDGVVTEGTSSNVYAVINGTVRTHPANRLILNGITRMNILGLIEKNGLKFDETPVSEEELRQAEEIFISSTTAEIIPVVTLDGDSIGNGEPGPVTKQLQAAFQESIQQAASIS, encoded by the coding sequence ATGAAGGTTTTAGTCAACGGCCAGCTGATCAAACGCAGCGAAGCATCAATCGATTTGGAAGATCGCGGTTATCAGTTTGGCGACGGTATTTATGAGGTTATCAGGGTGTACAAAGGGGTATTGTTCGGCTTGCGCGAGCATGCGGAGCGTTTTTTCAGAAGTGCGGCTGAAATCGGAATCTCACTCCCGTTCAGTATAGAAGATCTCGAGTGGGATCTGGAAAAGCTTGTTCAGGAGAATGCGGTCAGTGAGGGAGCTGTATACATTCAGACGACAAGAGGTGCGGCGCCGCGAAAGCACCAGTACGAAGCTGGACTTGAGCCGCAGACGACTGCTTACACATTTTCTGTGAAAAAACCGCAGCAAGAACAGGCGTATGGAGTGGCAGCCATTACAGATGAGGATCTTCGCTGGCTGAGGTGTGACATTAAAAGTCTGAATTTACTGTATAATGTCATGGCGAAGCAAAAGGCCTATGAAGCTGGAGCTTTTGAGGCCATTTTAATTAGAGACGGTGTTGTTACGGAAGGTACATCCTCTAACGTTTACGCCGTTATCAACGGGACGGTGCGAACGCATCCGGCTAACCGGCTCATTCTTAATGGCATTACACGGATGAATATTTTAGGGCTGATTGAAAAGAACGGGCTCAAGTTTGATGAGACGCCTGTCAGTGAGGAAGAGCTGAGACAGGCAGAGGAAATCTTTATCTCGTCAACGACGGCAGAGATTATTCCGGTCGTGACGCTCGATGGGGACTCAATCGGAAACGGCGAACCCGGACCAGTGACAAAACAGCTTCAGGCTGCTTTTCAAGAAAGCATTCAGCAGGCAGCAAGCATTTCGTAA
- the nhaC gene encoding Na+/H+ antiporter NhaC, whose product MDSQKKLTFPLALGLFIFMLGIIISCLFLLHTEPHIPLFLCVVMLSAAGLWFGFSWKTLEKGITDGIKNGVQPIIVLALIGILIGAWMYSGAIPSVTVYVLSFIEPSHLLLTALFSCMIISTLVGSSLTTVSTIGVALIGVASAAGVPLEWTAGAVICGACFGDKMSPMSDTTNFAAGIGEIPIFEHIRHMMGTTIPALLITVVLFYFLGLSVSADTASTDDIQHVITGIKDAANVTPWALLSPLLVVLLAVKRVPVIPVLTAGIISSGILTAIFVPDSSMQAFMTALQHGTAFETDNEAAAKIINRGGLQSMMGSVSLIMIAFALGGLMEKIGLISALLEGVMKGIRSKGQLIAATVCSSIGVNLATGEQYLSILIPGQSFKTLYDKQNIQRKFLSRSLEDGGTLMNPLIPWGVCGAFMASALGVPVINYIPFAFFLYISPMISILVGFIKK is encoded by the coding sequence TTGGATTCTCAAAAAAAGCTGACATTTCCGTTAGCCCTCGGTTTATTTATATTTATGTTAGGCATCATTATTTCTTGCTTATTCTTGCTTCATACAGAACCGCATATCCCGCTGTTTCTATGTGTTGTCATGCTTTCAGCAGCCGGTTTATGGTTCGGTTTTTCCTGGAAAACCCTAGAAAAAGGGATTACAGATGGGATCAAGAACGGCGTACAGCCGATTATCGTACTGGCGCTGATCGGTATCTTAATCGGCGCTTGGATGTACAGCGGCGCAATACCGTCCGTAACAGTTTACGTCCTGTCCTTTATTGAACCCAGCCACCTTCTTTTGACGGCTTTGTTTTCCTGCATGATCATCAGCACGCTTGTCGGCTCAAGCCTGACAACTGTAAGCACGATTGGAGTCGCACTGATTGGCGTGGCGAGCGCGGCCGGCGTTCCGCTTGAATGGACGGCAGGCGCGGTCATATGCGGCGCATGCTTTGGTGATAAAATGTCGCCGATGTCGGACACAACCAATTTTGCCGCCGGCATAGGCGAAATACCGATCTTTGAACACATTCGGCATATGATGGGCACTACTATTCCGGCTTTGCTCATCACCGTCGTGCTGTTTTACTTTCTCGGTTTATCAGTATCAGCGGACACGGCTTCAACCGATGATATTCAACATGTCATAACCGGCATCAAGGATGCCGCAAATGTGACGCCATGGGCGCTTCTTTCACCTCTTTTAGTCGTTTTGCTGGCGGTTAAGCGTGTGCCCGTGATTCCCGTTCTGACTGCAGGAATTATTTCCTCGGGAATTTTGACTGCTATCTTTGTACCTGACAGCAGCATGCAAGCATTTATGACAGCTTTGCAACATGGCACGGCGTTCGAAACTGACAATGAGGCTGCCGCTAAAATTATCAACAGAGGCGGACTGCAATCCATGATGGGCTCAGTCTCGCTCATTATGATTGCTTTTGCACTCGGCGGATTGATGGAGAAAATCGGGTTAATTTCCGCGCTATTGGAGGGTGTCATGAAAGGCATCCGCTCGAAAGGCCAGCTGATTGCGGCGACTGTCTGTTCAAGCATCGGCGTCAATTTGGCAACCGGTGAACAGTATTTATCAATATTAATACCGGGACAATCATTTAAAACCTTATACGACAAACAAAACATCCAGCGAAAATTTCTTTCCAGATCCTTAGAGGATGGCGGGACATTAATGAATCCGTTGATCCCTTGGGGAGTATGCGGAGCCTTTATGGCGAGCGCGCTTGGCGTTCCCGTCATAAACTATATCCCGTTTGCATTCTTCCTTTATATATCGCCGATGATCTCAATTCTGGTTGGATTTATTAAAAAATAA
- a CDS encoding universal stress protein has protein sequence MFHADRIIVAFDGSENSKRALQTAIDLAKTLDAAITVAHSHDMKDTQTIIDPPRPEAGASYMGGGMTSVPDPLISDVAPTEPIIYEDRTEEVIAEARMMLNDQQANGDIDIVEGDPAESIIEYANRISADMIVTGSRDQNKLKKLLFGSVSEKLSAKSDIPVLIVK, from the coding sequence ATGTTTCATGCTGACCGTATTATCGTTGCATTTGACGGGAGTGAAAATAGTAAGAGAGCGCTTCAGACAGCCATTGATCTTGCTAAAACCCTAGATGCCGCCATTACCGTCGCCCATTCACATGATATGAAAGACACTCAGACCATCATCGACCCGCCGAGGCCCGAAGCAGGAGCAAGTTATATGGGCGGAGGCATGACGAGTGTTCCTGATCCGCTGATATCAGATGTCGCACCAACTGAGCCAATCATCTACGAGGACCGTACGGAAGAAGTCATCGCCGAAGCCAGAATGATGCTCAATGACCAGCAGGCCAATGGGGATATAGATATAGTAGAAGGCGATCCGGCTGAATCCATTATCGAGTATGCGAACCGCATTTCTGCTGATATGATCGTAACCGGAAGCAGAGATCAAAACAAGCTGAAAAAGTTATTATTCGGAAGTGTAAGTGAAAAACTTTCAGCGAAATCGGATATACCCGTCCTGATTGTAAAGTGA
- the bmrC gene encoding multidrug ABC transporter ATP-binding protein BmrC: MFSVLRKLGWFFKAYWLRYTIAIVLLLGVNVIEMFPPKLLGNAIDDMKSGVFTADGLLFYIGIFIVLTAVVYIMSYFWMHQLFGGANVMERILRTKLMGHLLAMSPPFYEKNRTGDLMARGTNDLQAVSLTTGFGILTLVDSTMFMMTIFLTMGFLISWKLTFAAILPLPIMAVAISLYGSKIHERFTEAQNAFGALNDKVLESVSGVRVIRAYVQETNDVRRFHEMTADVYQKNMKVAFIDSLFEPTVKLLVGASYLIGLGYGAFLVFRNELTLGELVSFNVYLGMMIWPMFAIGELINVMQRGNASLDRVNETLSYEPDVTDPKRPAELKKPGDIVFSHVSFTYPSSTSSNIQDVSFAVQKGQTVGIAGKTGSGKTTIIKQLLRQYPSGKGSITFSGVPIQQIPLDRLRGWIGYVPQDHLLFSRTVKENILYGKQDASDEEVRQAIAEAHFEKDVHMLPSGLETMVGEKGVALSGGQKQRISIARALMANPEILILDDSLSAVDAKTEAAIISNIRKNRKGKTTFILTHRLSAVEHADLILVMDGGVIAERGTHQELMTNNGWYREQYERQQLFTAEEGGAGA, translated from the coding sequence ATGTTCTCAGTATTGAGAAAGCTTGGCTGGTTTTTTAAAGCATACTGGCTGCGCTATACGATTGCGATTGTGCTTTTATTAGGAGTCAATGTCATTGAAATGTTTCCGCCGAAGCTCTTGGGAAACGCCATAGATGATATGAAATCTGGGGTGTTTACTGCAGATGGGCTGCTGTTTTATATCGGTATCTTTATTGTGCTGACGGCGGTCGTGTATATCATGTCTTATTTTTGGATGCACCAGCTGTTTGGCGGAGCGAATGTGATGGAGAGAATTCTTCGTACGAAGCTGATGGGGCATTTGCTGGCCATGTCGCCGCCGTTTTATGAAAAGAACCGGACAGGCGATTTGATGGCGCGGGGGACGAATGACCTTCAGGCTGTCAGTTTAACGACGGGGTTTGGCATCCTGACATTAGTCGATTCTACGATGTTTATGATGACGATCTTTTTGACGATGGGATTTTTGATCAGCTGGAAGCTGACCTTTGCCGCCATTCTCCCGCTTCCTATTATGGCGGTTGCCATCAGTCTATACGGAAGTAAAATTCATGAGCGGTTTACGGAGGCCCAAAATGCGTTCGGGGCGCTGAATGACAAGGTGCTTGAATCCGTTTCAGGCGTGCGGGTGATTCGCGCGTATGTACAGGAAACAAACGATGTCCGCCGGTTTCATGAAATGACCGCTGATGTTTATCAGAAAAATATGAAAGTGGCATTTATAGATTCACTGTTTGAGCCGACGGTGAAGCTGCTTGTTGGCGCCAGCTATCTGATCGGGCTCGGCTACGGAGCGTTTCTTGTGTTTCGGAATGAACTGACGCTTGGCGAGCTAGTTTCCTTTAACGTTTATCTCGGCATGATGATTTGGCCGATGTTTGCAATCGGTGAACTCATTAATGTGATGCAACGCGGAAATGCGTCATTAGACAGGGTAAATGAAACCCTTTCTTATGAGCCGGACGTGACAGATCCCAAGCGGCCCGCTGAACTGAAAAAGCCTGGAGATATCGTTTTCAGCCATGTCAGCTTTACATATCCAAGCTCAACAAGCAGCAATATTCAAGATGTTTCGTTTGCGGTGCAAAAAGGGCAGACTGTCGGGATTGCCGGGAAAACCGGGAGCGGAAAAACGACGATTATTAAGCAGCTTTTGCGCCAGTACCCCTCAGGCAAAGGGAGCATTACATTTTCAGGCGTACCGATCCAACAAATCCCCCTTGACCGGCTCCGCGGGTGGATTGGATATGTGCCGCAGGATCATTTGCTGTTCTCGCGGACGGTAAAAGAAAATATTCTATACGGAAAACAGGATGCGAGTGATGAAGAGGTTCGGCAAGCCATTGCCGAAGCACATTTTGAAAAGGATGTACACATGCTTCCGTCCGGATTGGAGACAATGGTCGGTGAAAAAGGCGTTGCGCTGTCCGGCGGGCAGAAACAAAGAATTTCGATTGCGAGAGCCCTTATGGCGAATCCGGAGATTTTGATCCTGGATGATTCGCTTTCTGCTGTTGATGCCAAAACCGAGGCGGCGATTATCAGCAATATCAGAAAAAACCGCAAAGGGAAAACGACATTTATTTTGACGCACCGTTTATCCGCGGTGGAGCATGCTGACCTGATTCTTGTGATGGACGGCGGCGTGATTGCTGAGAGAGGCACCCATCAAGAGCTGATGACCAATAATGGGTGGTACCGGGAACAATATGAAAGACAGCAGCTGTTCACTGCGGAAGAAGGGGGAGCAGGGGCATGA